GCGGCCGACGCCGAGCAGGTGCTCATCACCGCGGCGGTCGGGGAGGACATCCCGACCGATTGGGACGCCACCCGGATCGGCATCACCTTGCGCGACGACGACGGGGGCCGGATGTCGGAGGTGGTGACGGCATGACCGAACCTGAGGACGAGCCCGCCGGCCCGCCCGAGCACCTCGCGAATCTGGCCGGCATGGATCTGGTGCGCCGCGCCCTGGAGGAAGCCCGCGGCGCCGCTCGCAGCCAGGGCAAGGAAGTCGGCCGTGGTGGCCGCTCGCCTCGGGCCCGCCGCGGCGGCGAGCGGGGCGGCCGTCGGGCCTGGTCGGGGCCCGGGCCGGATCGTCGTGATCCCCAGACGTTCGCGACGGTCGCCAACGAGCTGGCGAAGTCCCGCGGCTGGACGCCGAAGGTCGCTGAAGGTGCGGTGTTCGCCCAGTGGGCGACGGTGGTCGGCGAGCAGATCGCCGAGCACGCCGAGCCGACCACGCTGCGCGACGGTGTGCTGAGCGTGGCGGCGGAATCGACTGCGTGGGCCACGCAACTCCGGATGGTGCAGTCGCAGCTGTTGGCCAAGATCGCCGCTGCTGTCGGGGACGGGGTCGTGACGTCGCTGAAGATCACCGGGCCGGTGGCTCCATCGTGGCGCAAGGGCAAGTTGCACATCTCTGGGCGAGGGCCGCGCGACACCTACGGGTGAGCCGCAGTACCACTGTCGGCTGACGGCCACGAGACGCGCGCCGACTACCGTGTCAAGCGTCACCACGTATGCCAATCCGAGAAATTCCGTGCACGGCTCAACTAGGTGTGTAGAAACGCGGCCGCAGAATCAGTCCGGAACGCACTTACCGGTAGACTGGACAGGACCCGCGCGCGGCCGGTGACACCGTGCGCTTGCGAACCCCAAGGAGAGCGTTCCACTAGTGGCTGCCAAAGAACAGTACGGTGCCGACTCGATCAAAGTCCTCGAAGGCTTGGAGGCGGTCCGCAAACGTCCGGGTATGTACATCGGGTCGACCGGCGAACGAGGACTCCACCATCTCGTCTGGGAGGTCGTCGACAACTCCGTCGACGAGGCGATGGCGGGTTTCGCCACGAAGGTGACGGTGCGGATCCTCGAGGACGGCGGCGTCGAGGTCACCGACGACGGCCGCGGAATCCCGGTCGCCATGCACGCCACCGGAATCCCCACCATCGATGTGGTCATGACCGTTTTGCACGCCGGCGGCAAGTTCGAAGAGGGTGCCTACCAGGTGTCCGGTGGTCTGCACGGCGTGGGCGTCTCGGTCGTCAACGCTCTGTCGAGCCGGCTCGAGGCTGACGTCCGCACCGACGGCTACGAATGGTTCCAGACCTACGACCACTCGGTACCGGGCACGTTGCGTCAGGGCGAGAAGACCAAGAAGACCGGCACCACCATCCGATTCTGGGCCGACCCCAACATCTTCGAGACCACCACCTACGACTTCGAGACCATTGCCCGCCGCCTGCAGGAGATGGCCTTCCTCAACAAGGGCCTCACCATCGAGCTGACCGATGAGCGGGTCACCCCCGAGCAGGTCGTGGACGAGGTCGTCAGTGATACCGCCGAAGCGCCGAAGTCGGCCGAGGAGAAGGCAGCTGAGGCGGTCGCGCCGCACAAGGTCAAGCACCGGGTGTTCCACTACCCGGGTGGTCTGGTCGACTTCGTCAAGCACATCAACCGCACCAAGAACTCGATCCAGCCCAGCGTCATCGACTTCGACGGCAAGGGTGAGGGCCACGAGGTCGAGATCGCAATGCAGTGGAACGCAGGCTATTCGGAGTCGGTGCACACCTTCGCGAACACCATCAACACCCACGAGGGCGGTACCCACGAAGAAGGTTTCCGTGCTGCCCTGACCACAGTGGTCAACAAGTACGCCAAGGACAAGAAGCTCCTCAAGGAAAAGGACGCCAACCTCACCGGAGACGACATCCGCGAGGGCCTGGCCGCGGTGATCTCGGTGAAGGTCTCCCAGCCCCAGTTCGAGGGGCAGACGAAGACGAAACTCGGTAATACCGAAGTGAAGTCGTTCGTTCAGAAGATCTGCAACGAGCAGCTCACCCACTGGTTCGAGTCCAACCCGACCGAGGCCAAGACCGTCGTGAACAAGGCGGTGTCGTCGGCGCAGGCCCGTATCGCCGCGCGCAAGGCGCGAGAGCTGGTGCGGCGCAAGAGCGCAACGGATATCGGTGGCCTGCCCGGCAAGCTGGCCGACTGCCGCTCCACCGACCCCAGCAAGTCGGAACTGTATGTCGTGGAGGGTGATTCGGCCGGCGGCTCGGCCAAGAGCGGCCGCGACTCGATGTTCCAGGCGATCCTGCCGTTGCGCGGCAAGATCATCAACGTGGAGAAGGCCCGCATCGACCGGGTGTTGAAGAACACCGAAGTCCAGGCCATCATCACCGCGCTGGGTACCGGCATCCACGACGAGTTCGACCTCGCCAAGCTGCGCTATCACAAGATCGTGCTCATGGCCGACGCTGACGTTGACGGACAACACATTTCGACGCTGCTGCTGACCCTGTTGTTCCGGTTCATGAAGCCGCTGGTGGAGAACGGCCACATCTTCCTGGCGCAGCCGCCGCTGTACAAGCTGAAGTGGCAGCGCTCCGAACCGGAGTTCGCCTACTCCGACCGCGAGCGGGACGGTCTGCTCGAAGCGGGCAAGGCGGCCGGCAAGCGGATCAACGTCGACGACGGCATCCAGCGCTACAAGGGTCTGGGCGAGATGGATGCCAAGGAGCTGTGGGAGACCACCATGGATCCGTCGGTCCGGGTGCTGCGTCAGGTCACCCTGGACGACGCCGCCGCGGCCGACGAGCTGTTCTCCATTCTGATGGGCGAAGACGTCGAAGCCCGTCGCAGCTTCATCACGCGTAACGCCAAAGACGTTCGCTTCTTGGATGTTTAGCGAACCACACCCCCTCGTAGGGATAAGAGGATCACATGACTGACACCACCCTGCCCCCCGGCGACGAGGCCGGCGACCGCATCGAGCCGGTCGACATCCAGCAGGAGATGCAGCGCAGCTACATCGACTACGCGATGAGCGTGATCGTCGGGCGGGCCCTGCCAGAGGTCCGCGACGGCCTCAAGCCGGTGCACCGCCGCGTGCTCTACGCCATGTACGACTCCGGGTTCCGCCCGGATCGCGGGCACGCGAAGTCCGCCCGTTCGGTGGCCGAGACGATGGGTAACTATCACCCGCACGGTGATTCGTCGATCTACGACACCCTGGTCCGGATGGCCCAGCCGTGGTCGCTGCGCTACCCCCTGGTCGACGGCCAGGGCAACTTC
This is a stretch of genomic DNA from Mycobacterium sp. ELW1. It encodes these proteins:
- a CDS encoding DUF721 family protein: MTEPEDEPAGPPEHLANLAGMDLVRRALEEARGAARSQGKEVGRGGRSPRARRGGERGGRRAWSGPGPDRRDPQTFATVANELAKSRGWTPKVAEGAVFAQWATVVGEQIAEHAEPTTLRDGVLSVAAESTAWATQLRMVQSQLLAKIAAAVGDGVVTSLKITGPVAPSWRKGKLHISGRGPRDTYG
- the gyrB gene encoding DNA topoisomerase (ATP-hydrolyzing) subunit B — protein: MAAKEQYGADSIKVLEGLEAVRKRPGMYIGSTGERGLHHLVWEVVDNSVDEAMAGFATKVTVRILEDGGVEVTDDGRGIPVAMHATGIPTIDVVMTVLHAGGKFEEGAYQVSGGLHGVGVSVVNALSSRLEADVRTDGYEWFQTYDHSVPGTLRQGEKTKKTGTTIRFWADPNIFETTTYDFETIARRLQEMAFLNKGLTIELTDERVTPEQVVDEVVSDTAEAPKSAEEKAAEAVAPHKVKHRVFHYPGGLVDFVKHINRTKNSIQPSVIDFDGKGEGHEVEIAMQWNAGYSESVHTFANTINTHEGGTHEEGFRAALTTVVNKYAKDKKLLKEKDANLTGDDIREGLAAVISVKVSQPQFEGQTKTKLGNTEVKSFVQKICNEQLTHWFESNPTEAKTVVNKAVSSAQARIAARKARELVRRKSATDIGGLPGKLADCRSTDPSKSELYVVEGDSAGGSAKSGRDSMFQAILPLRGKIINVEKARIDRVLKNTEVQAIITALGTGIHDEFDLAKLRYHKIVLMADADVDGQHISTLLLTLLFRFMKPLVENGHIFLAQPPLYKLKWQRSEPEFAYSDRERDGLLEAGKAAGKRINVDDGIQRYKGLGEMDAKELWETTMDPSVRVLRQVTLDDAAAADELFSILMGEDVEARRSFITRNAKDVRFLDV